AAAAAAGAGTCTCATATTCTTTGTCATAGAGAATTTCGGCAAGAAACATTAGATAAAGCCGTTTTTCGGGAACATTATCAAATAGTTTTGCTTCTAAGGCTTGGGTTACAATTTCGTAAGGGTCATTAATTTTTTTTGCAGAATTAAAGATTTCTTCGTTGCGTCTGTATCGAAAATAGATTCCTTCCTGCATTATGGCAAACATTATAGCCTTCGTACTTTTAAAGTACTGATAAACCCCTCCTTTTGAAAGGCTTGTAGCGGCAACAATATCTTCCATCGTAGTATTATGAAAACCCTTTTTTAAAAACACCTTTTTTGCAGCTTCTATTATCTCATACGTCCGCTCTTCTCTTGTTTTTCGTTTAAATTTAGCCATATCTATATTATAAGGAAAAATAAAGAGGTAGACAAGAGTAGAAAGTAAAACATTCATTGACCGAAATACCTACAGTAGGAATATGTTGTGAATGCATCTTGTAACATTTGATATGTGTGATGATGAGTTTAGAGGTAAAATTCTTTTTATGCTGATGTCATGGATAAAAGATAAACATATCTTCCCTTTTTATTAAAAAAAATATAATATATTAAGAAAACTGGAGGTTTATTATGAAAGAAAAATTAATCTTTTTTTTGCTTATTGTGTTAAATTTTAGCTTAAACTCTCAAGAAATTTACGATAATTTTTATAAATTCAAAGCCGAACTGTATAACACGCCTTCGGAAAAAACGGCGGCTGCCATCGATGAACATAGGAATAAAATTGAAAAAATGCAAATTTCCGAAGAAGAAAAACTGACTCTTCAAAATTTTTTAGTTTTGGAAGAAATAAATCTTTTAAATCGAGATAAAAACAACAAAAAGAAAATATACCTTATGCTTAAAAAACAAAATGAAGAATCCGCCGCCTTTATGCAGAGCAAAAAGAATTCCAAAGCCGATAAATGGTTTTTGTTAAGTTGGGCGGATATAAAATCCAGATATATAGCTTTTTTATCGGGACAAGATATACAGAAGGAAGCTAATGATACAAAAATGCTTTATCTTGCTGCCTTAAAAAAAGATAAAAAATTTGCTCCGGCAAGTATCTCATTTGGGTTATGGCTATTCTTTGCTCCTCCTATAGTAGGCGGCGGTTATGAAAATTCTTTAAATGAAATATCAAAGGCCGTATCGAATGCAAAAAATAATTATGAAAAATACTTAGCCCTTATTTTCAGAGCTCAAGTCAACTTTGCACTTGAAAATTTCGAGCTGTCCCAAAAGGATTTAAAAGATGCTTCCATCTTAATACCTGATGAAACTTTTACACTGTTTATTGAGGAGTTAAATAAAAATGGAAAAATATTCTTTTCAAAATAGAACGCATAAATTGATAGCGGGAATTTTTCTTTTTATCGGGATCTCATCATTTTGTTTTGCCCAAGAAATTCCTGTAAAATCATCAGATTCGGATAAGATAAAAATCTTTAGTTTGGATGAGTGCGATTCTATTTTTACCGAATATTATAGAAATAATACTATCGGCGATGGAGATTTGAAAATCTTAATAGATGGAATAAAGACACTCACAGATTCTCTGGAAAAAATTCTTTTAGAGAATAAAAAAAACAGGAATATAAAAAAACAAAATGAACTTTTAATTTTATATCTCAAACATGCTGAGATTATTTCTACCATTTATAATTACGGTGGTATGAATCATCAAGCTAAGATAATAAAAAAAACAGATAAAGATTTAAAAAGATTTTTAAAATTATCCGATTTGGAAGGTGAGGTATATTTAAAATATGCAGATTACCTTTATACAAAACTTCCGCTTCCCGAAACAAAGCGCTTCAATACAATTTTAACGCTTCCGGTTTTATACAGAATGGCTCTTTTAAAAGATAAAACTAATAAGGCTGCTTTTGTAAAATTGTCATGCTGGCATGTTTCTTCAGCTGATGAGACTACATCTAATTTTAATTCTCAAATTAAAGCAACGGAAAAATATATTGAAGAATTAAATGAGGTTGATAAATTTAATGCCTATATGTGGTATTCCATATTTTACATGAAAATATATGATACAAAAAAAGGTTGGGAATGCTTTTACAAAGCAAAAAATATTTTCCCCAATCACCCGATTGTTTCCTTGCTTTATGAAAATTACAAAAAAGGAATTCTAAAGTTATGATAAATCCTGAACTTAAAGTTAAAAACTTATATAAAACTTACAGCGTTAATAGTAAAAAAATTGAAGTTACAAAAAACATTTCATTTACTGCCGAACAGGGAAGTCTGATTTGGATTTACGGCAATTCCGGAGCGGGAAAATCCACATTTTTAAATCTTATAACAGGAATAGATTATCCCGATTCGGGAGAAATAGAATGGGGAGATAAGAATATAAATAAAATGAGTAACGGTGAAAGAGCTAAATTCAGGCTTGAAAACTGCGGTCTTATTTTTCAATTTTTTGAATTAATAAAATCTCAAACTATTTTTGATAATGCTTCCATACCTTTAAAAATTCAAAAAAAATCCAAAAAAGAAATACGAGAAGCGCTTACGCCTTTGTTTGAATATTTTGATTTAAAGGATTTGATTTATAAAAAACCTAATGAGCTTTCAGGCGGAGAAAAACAAAGAGTTTCAATCGTCAGAGCTCTTTCCTGTAATCCTAAATACATTCTTGCAGATGAAATAACTTCCTCACTTGATTCGGACCGTTCAAATCAAGTTTATAAATATTTGCGCAAATACTTAAAAGAAAAAAACGGAGTAGGAATTTTTGTTTCGCATGATCCTATTATAAAAAATTATGCGGATAAAATTTATAAAATGGCCGGCGGTTCATTGAATGAAACTGACGGGGAATAAAAAAGTTTTGGAGAAAAAATGTTTTTATTAAAAAGTGCATGGGATAATATTAAATTTCACAAAAAAAGAAGTATTCTTTCCATATTGTTAATTACAATTGCATCTGCGGCAATCCTATTATATAGAGGATTTGTAGAATATTCGGAACAAGGAATGGCTATAGGTTTTATACAAGAATCAGGCCATCTTCAAGTTGCGCTTAAAGATTTTTGGAATAAAAAAAATACGGCAGATATGATACTTACAGCACACGATATGAATAAACTTAAAGATCTTTTTGATAAAACACCGGAAATAGTAAGCTCCGATGCGGTACTTAATTTTCAAGGGATAATACGAACGCAAAATTCTTCTTCAATATTTTGCGGGGCAGGGTACGATGAACCTCACTCTCTGGGATCAACCGAAGGATGTCCTGTTTTTGAGGGAGATAACAGCCTTGTTCTCGATAAAGCTTTATTTAATTCCCTCGGTTTGGATTTGGAAAATAATAATTATGTAAATATAATGTCGGCGATTGGAGAAAAGAAAATTGCGGCCGGTTCTTTTGAGGTTTCGGGAACTATAGATATCGGCACGCCTCAAAATGCCGCCGGCTTTTTAATTGCTTCTCGAAAAGATATTCTTGATTTTTTTGGAATGGAAGATGCCGCTTCATATATAAGGTTATATTTAAAAAATAATCAGGATATTGAAAAAATCGAAAATAAATTAAATTCTGTTTTTAAAGAAAATAATTTAAATTTTGATGTTAAAAACTGGAAAACTCTTAATCCCTCGTGGCAACAGGTGAGCGACTTATTTAATGCACAATTCATTGTAATAAGCGGCATCTTGTATGTTTTAATATTTACAGCACTGACACAAAGTCTTTCAGCAAGCTTTATGGAAAGAATCGGCGAATTCGGTACAATGGAAGCTATAGGCTTAAAAAAATCTATGCTTATTTCGATTTTAATTTTGGAAGTGTGTATTTTATCTTTTGCAGGTATTATCGGAGGCATTTTATTATCACAAGCAGGAAATATTATTACGCAAATGTTTGATATAAAGATGAATCCCCCGGGCTCAACTTCTTATTACTTATTAAACTTTTTTATTACGGCAGAAGCGGTAATCAAAACCCAATTTTTTATATTTTTTACGGCTCTTATTTCGGTTATATATCCGATTTATACCATTAAAAAATATAGCAGTATAAAACTTATAAATTATAATATAAGTTAATCAAAGGACTTTTAAAATGAAAAAGATTTTATGTTTGATTTTTTGTTTTATGATGACGGCAGGATTTTCTCAAAATAAAGAGGAACTTAAAAACAACAATGAAGAAGAGTCTTTAAACATTTCCAAATTTAATATTCTTCCGCATTATTTCGGATTTCCTCTTTCAGTAAAATTCGGATGGCTTTACAGACAAGATAATTTCAGTGTTTTCCCGAATACGGGAATCTTCTTTTCGGCAGACAACGGACCCGCTATAAGTTCTTCCATAGGAATGTTTGTTCAAAAAGATTTTTTTAAATGGGATATAAACGCTTTTTATGATTTTGTTCCGTTTACAATGCATAAAAAAGTTTCCGACCAAATTGTTTATGCAAGAAATAATTTTATCTTTGTTATAAACAGACTGAAAATTTCTCTCCCTGCCCGTGTGGGAAGAAGACTTGTTAATGAAATAAAATTTAAGGGAGCACAAAAGGATTTGCTGCCGAAAACAATTACCGAAATATCGCAGGGAATCAGGTTTGATGTTTATCTTGCAGATTTAGGCTATCTTAAAGCAGCAACTTCTTTTTCTTTTTTTACCGATTGGATTCCGGAAAGCCGTTTTGTTAATTACAGACTTAAATTCGATTTGCCGATAACATTTAAACTGTATTATGTTGACATAGGTTTTGTCTATACTTTTTATAATACCGATAGGATAAATTCTAAAAATATAAATGCCGCCGCCGATTACCAAATAGAAAAATCTCAAGAAGCTATGACGCGGCGCTTTTCGTTTAAAGATGTTCAAAAATATTCTTCGATGCATATTTGGGGAACTGAAATTAGATGGTACGCAGCCCGGACGGGTGTTAATTCAAACGGATTTTTTATTTCAGCCTTTGCAGATGCCGGCTTCGGCTCTAACGAAGTAAAAAAAATAAACCTTATCGCCGAGTGCGGTTTAGGCGCAGGCTATACATTATTTGATAATGTTCCTTTTACATTCCAAGCCGGGTTTAATCAAGATTTTAAACCGATCTTTTTCTTAGGAGTTGTATCCAGAATTATTCAGGGGGGTTGATGGTATTATAAAAATATTATGGAGAAAATATGAAATTAAAATGCGCTGTTTTTATTAATTTAATTATTTTATTAGTTATTCTAACTTTGAGTATTTCTTGTAGTAAGGAAGAAAAACTTCAGCCTATAAATGGAATACAAGAAGGTTCAGCTAAAAAGAGTGATGAGGCTATTGAGCTCGATTTAAAATCTTATAATCCGTTTATCTATGAGATAAACATAAGAAAGTTGAAATATACTAATATTAACAGCAATTATTATGTATTGCCTGAAACCATGAAAAAATGCAAGCAGATACATATTTTTGAAAGTTGGACTAACGAATATATATCATATTTATCCGACTTGGTTATGCAATATGATATGCCCTGTCAAGTTTATTTACCTGAAAATCAAAAGACCTTAAAGAGTTTTGCTTTATTTAATAAAAACGGTCAGGTAGTAAAATATGTATATAAATTAGGCTGCATTCCGATAGACTCATATCCTCATGATGAAGTATACACTTATTATTATAATGATAAAAATTTTATTAGCAAAGATGTTTATAAGATGGAGAATACGGATAGTGAAGTCAGGCAGCTTGTAAATGAATATGAAAAAAAACGTAAAGATAAAAAGATATTATACAATGGAAAAGAAAATAAATATACATTCGATGATATGGAACTTATTTTCAATGAAAGCGGTAAATATAAAGAAATTAAGATTTATTATCATGAAAGATCTTTTGATAAATATGAATTTATTTATGAAAATGCTATGATAAAAAAAATTAAAAAATATGATAATGATAAATTAGAATATGAGATAATTAGTGAGTATGACAACTCAGGCAAAATAAGGAAATATACAACCTCATTGGGAGGAACGGTTGAAATTTTACAATATGATGAGTACGGTAACTGGATTGAAGAAAAGTTTTTTTCTGATGGAGTTTTATTTTCTACCACATATCGAGAGATTGAGTATTGGGAGTAAGCTATGAAACAAAAACAAGTTATAATTATATTTTATATTATTGTATTAGTAATGATAATTCTTCCTGTAGGAATTTTGATTCACTGGCTGTTTTTTAAATCAGGAATAAAATCACATTTTAACGTCCAAAATCAGCAAGAAGTTACAAACGAGTATATTTATGATTTTGATAAATCGGAATATATATTTGCATCTACACAAAATGAATGGTTTGAAGTATCCAAAAATGGAAAATGGTATGATGTAAGGTTTAATGGAGGAGACGTAGATACAGATGTTATCCAACAATTTATTGAAGCCGGAAAATGTAATGAAGGCGGTAAAGAAATGACTTTATCCGCAGGTTCGATCACTATTACTGATGATGGTCTTGTTGTGATATCAGGGGATAGGTGTATCTGCTATCTTGATGTTGTAAATAAAAAAATAATTAAAATACTTCCATTAGAACATAGAGATACTGTTGCGGTAAATATAGGAGGCCGTGATATTCTTTTTTTTGACGGAGGTAATTTATATAAATACGAATTTGATTCGGATAATAAAATATTGTTATATGAAACAAAGCTTTATAAGTTTGAAATATCCGGTAAGGATCTATATAAAGATTATCCTTATGATTACGGTAAAGAAGATGGCGGCAATTATATTTTTATATCTAATTCAACGGCGTAATACCCTTATCCGTATGCTAGACCTGTTCACATCGCATATTCAAAAAAATATAATAGTATATATTATAAAACCAGAATTTCATTGAGTGATGGATTAAAAACAGCCGTCGTTTCCATGTCATTAGATGATTTTACAATTTATGTAGTCTGTTTGGATGGAGAATTTAATACTGATCTTGACGGCAATGTTTTTTATACACAAAAAAACGCATTATTCCGCCATGATGGGAATACAAGAAAATCCGAAAAAGTTTTTGAACATGATGAAACAATCAGCTGGTTTAAACTTTTTAATGACGCAATCTTTTTTATGCAAAAAAGCTCGCCAAATATAAAAGGCGTAAAGTTTCCTGAATTTAGAGTATATCATCAAAACAAGGTAAAATATGTAAAAATAAACGCAAATATTTATAGGAACTGTTGGGATATAATAAAAAACTAAACAATTAATCTCTAGCACATTTTCACAATTTATGCTATCATCTTCCTATGGCACATTGTATAGCTCCGGAAGCGGAAAAAATTTTGGATAAGGAATTTAAGGTTCTTGATAAGGGCTTTATCAGATTGGTAGACTACATGGGAACTGATGCCCGCATAGTGCAGTCAGCCCGTGTTTCTTATGGGGAAGGCACTAAAACTGTCCGTGAAGATGCCGGCTTAATAGATTATCTTTTGCGGAACAAGCACACATCTCCTTTTGAGCAAGTGGTTTTTACCTTTCATGTAAAGCTGCCCATTTTTGTAGCCCGTCAGTGGATCAGGCATAGGACTGCCCGCTTAAACGAAATTTCGGGACGGTATTCTATCTTAAAGGCCGAGTTTTATGTACCCGCCGGAAAGGATATAGCTTTGCAAAGCAGCGACAATAAGCAGGGCAGAATGAATGAGGCTGTTCCTCAAGACCTTCAAAATGAAGTTATAAATTCTTTACAAAAACAACAAGAAGAAATTTATGCAGGCTACTCTAAATTGCTTGATAAAAATATCGCGAGAGAGCTTGCCAGAATAAACCTCCCCCTTTCCACTTATACCGAATGGTATTGGCAAATAGACTTGCATAATCTTTTTCACTTTTTGCGGCTGCGTATGGATGCTCATGCGCAAAAAGAAATCAGAGACTATGCCGAAGTAATGTTTGAGATTTGTAAAACCGTAACCCCCCTCGCTTGTGTTTCTTTTGAGCGGCATGAAAAAAACGGCGTAAACTTTTCGGCAGAAGAACTTGAAGCTATCCGTAATTTGATAGCCGGAAAAGACAGCGGTTTACACGGAAAAGAGCTTGAACGTTTTAACGAAAAACTTAAAAGCGGAAGACAAGTATAAGGCACAGCAAAATGAGAAAGCGTGATAATTTTGTCTTTGCGGCTTTCGCTTTAAGCCTTATACTTTTATTTTTACAGCAATTTTATTTTAAAAACACGCCTGCAAGTATTATCCATGCAATAGATATTTTGATTCTTCTATTCGTTATTTCAGAAACTTTTTTTGCCGTCCGTCAGGAAAAGTATATACGCAAATACTTTCAAAATAATCTTGTAGATTTTTTAGCCGTACTTATTTTTGCCTTAACTTTTATTATATTTAAAATACAAATAGGTTTTAAAAATATTTCTGAAGAGCTAAGTATTGTTTTTGATATTTTTAAAAATATCTTTTTGTTTGGAAAAATAATTAGATTGATAAGCAAACGAGCAGGATTAACTGCAAAAATTATTTCAAACCCTGCCCGTACTTTGATTATTTCATTTTTTATGGTAATAATCATCGGCAGTTTTTTACTTATGCTTCCTGCAGCATCTGCAAAAGAGTCTCCCTTAAATTTTTTAACGGCACTTTTTACATCTGCTTCTGCCGTATGCGTTACGGGTTTAAGTGTTATAGATGTTTCTTCCGAACTTACCATAGCAGGAAAATTTATTCTGATTGTTTTAATTCAAGTAGGCGGTTTAGGCATAATGGTTTTTTCATTTTTCGGAATGCTTGCCTTCCGAAAAAAAATGACGGTCAGTGAAAAGCTCACAATTTCTTATATGGTCAGTGAAGATGACATGTCAAACCTTTTTAAAACATTAAGAGTTATCGTTTTATCTACATTCTTTATAGAAGCCCTAAGTGCAGTATTTTTATTTATAGGATTTTCACGCATTTTAGGATTCAATCTTAAAACCTTGGGCTTTGCATTATTTCATGCAATATCCGCATTTTGTAATGCGGGTTTTGCTCTTTTTTCAAACAACTTGGAATCTTTTACCTCCGATATTATTATCAGTTTAACAATAGGCTTTACCATAATTTTAGGCGGAATAAGTTTTGCAGTTATTTATGATGTTTTAGCTAAGGTCAAGACAGATATAAAAAATAAATTTTTAAAGAAAAAAAAGACCGATTATTTAATTTCGGTAAATACAAAAATGATTTTAAGCCTTACGGTTTTTATTCTTTTTATTTCTTTTGCTCTTTTTTATTTACTTGAACATCGAAATACTATGAAAGAGATGTCTTTGGGAACTCAATACCTTGCAAGTTTTTTTCAAGCTATAACATTGCGTACCGCAGGTTTTTCTACGGTTTCCTTCCTTAATTTAACAAATGCAAGCTTGCTTTTTATGATATTCATAATGTTCATGGGAGGAGCTGCAGGAAGTACAGCCGGAGGGATAAAGCTGAACACAATTGCAGTAGTCTTTGCTTTTTTTAAATCTTTTTTAAAAAATCAAAAAACGGTTGTAATTAAAAATGTTTCGGTGCCTGAAGAACAAGTAAAAAAAGCTTTTTTAATTTTCGGTTTTGGGCTTGCGGCAATTTCAGTTGGAATTTTTTTATTAACAATTACCGAAAGCCTTCCTTTTTTAGTATTATTGTTTGAAACCGTTTCGGCCTTTGCAACAGTAGGTCTTTCTACAGGAATAACGGCAGCTCTTTCACCGGCAGGTAAAATAGTAATAATAATCTTAATGTTTATCGGAAGGGTCGGCCCCTTAACTTTTTTAACTGCGGCCGGTAAAAAACAAAAAAATGATGATATAGAATATCCTTATGGAAATATAGCAATAGGATAATGGGAGAAAAATATATGGAAACAAATAAAAACTTTGCAGTCATAGGTTTGGGAGAATTCGGTTCAAGAATTTGTGAAGTTCTTGTAGACGGAGGTGCTTCAGTAGTCGCTTTTGATCATGACATTCAAGCCGTCGAAAGAATAAAAAAAATCGTTCCGGCAGCAATGCTTGTAGAAACTACAAATGAAGAAGCTCTTTTAAAAGCCCCCTTAGATGATGTGGAAGTCGCCATAGTCGCCATCGGCAATAATATAGAAGCAAGCGTTTTAACTACAACTCTTTTAAAACAAAGAGATATTCCCTATGTTTTAGCGCGTGCCGTTTCACCTCTCCATGCAACCGTTCTAAGAAGGGTCGGAGCAAACGAAGTTTTAAATATCGAAATATCGGCTGCAACAAGAATTGCGAGACGGCTTATTTCTCCCGATGTAATGGATTCAATTACGGTTACAAAAGATTTTTCGATAAGAGAAATTATTGTACCGAAATTTTTTATAGGAAAAACCGTCGGGGCTCTTGCTCTAAAAGAAAAATTCAATATTACTTTGATTGCTCTTGTTAGAATGGATTTGGATATAGATTCTGTCGGCAACCCTGTCAAACAGGAAGCTATGCACTATCCTGAAGACGATTTTGAGTTGAGAGAGGGCGATAAACTTTTTTTGATAGGCTCAAATATAAAGCTTGAAGAATTTAGAAATATGTAACGGAGCAAATATGATTTTTATTGAAAAAAAACTATTGTTTATAAGTTTAGCTGTCTCATTTGTTTTTATGATAATAACATCTTTTTGGGCATATAGTGTAGGTATGAAAATCCCTCTTAAAGGCGATTCCGAACTTGTCTTATTTTTGGGCTTTATATTTTCAGGTTTGCAGCTAATTATAATTATCAATATCATAATAGGTGCAATAAAAAAGAAAAAAGATTTTTTTACTTTAATGGAAACCATAAAAGCCGGAGGAATCTTATCTGAAAAAAAAGTTGCAAGATTAGGTTCTGCAGGATTTTTTTTACAAGACGCTCTTAGCGTATCCAATACAATCACTGCACAAAAGAGCTTAAAAATTGCAAGTCTTAACGGTTTGATTAAAAGTTTAGTTGACATGATAGATATTCCTGTAGCAATAGTCAACCTCAATGGAGAAATCGTAGAAGCCTCCCAAAAAATTAAAGCCGAAATAGATTACAACAAAGATTTAAATATTGCAGATATTATTCCGCAAATAGATATTCGAGAGGCCTTTAAGGAAGCCTCCATTAGTCATCTTCCCGTAGAGCAAGGCGGCAATGTTTTAATACCCGTTTTTTCAACTATAGGCGATATAACATATTTTTTAGTTGACACATCTAAGCATGGGGCTTTAACTAAATTTATCAATAACTTTATACCGCCTAAAAAAGAAGATTCTTCAAAACAAACAAAAAAAGGATTTTTTAAAATTTTAGGAAACCCTAAAAAAGTTTAAATTTACAATTTATAAATCCCGTCTAATTTTGCTTGTAGGCAAAACTCAATCATTTAATTTGTAGAAATAAGCGAGTAAAAATTATTTCCAATCTTCTATGGTTAAGTTTTTTATACGGCAGAATTCTTTTGTATTGTCGGTAACAAGAATTAGATTTTTCGCTAGTGCCTGTGCTGCTATCAACATATCATAGGCTCCTATAATTTTCCCTTCATTTTTTAGGGTAGTCCTTATTTTTCCGAATTCCTCGGCATCTCTATCATCAAAATTTAAAACAGAAAAAGGTGTTAAAAATTTTATTAATGATATTCTATTTCTTTCTATATATCTACTATTGTATACGCCGAACTGTAACTCTGCTACGGTAATACTTGAAATGTAAATTCCCAAGTGTTTATTCTCTTTGATTTTTTGAAGTACATTAGGACTTTTTTTATTTTTAAGAAATATACAGATATTTGTATCCAATAGGTACATTATAAACCTTTCCGATCCTGTAATTCAGGCTGGTTTCTTCCTTCCTCCATAAAATCGTCGGTAAAACCGTTTAAGCCTTCTAAAAATGTTTCCCATTCCTTGTTTTTGGGGAATAAAATAACGGACTCTCCGGCTCTGCGGATAAAAACCTCGGTTCCCGAAAAATTATATTTTTTAGGCAGCCTAACTGCTTGACTCCTGCCGTTTTGGAATAATTTTGCCGTTTCCATACTACACCCCCTTAAAATAAGTATATATCATAGTATATATTATGTCAAGAAAAGCATAATAGAAATTTTGTCATTAATATAAATCCTAATTTATAAAATTTTGGAAAATATCGTTTCGGCATCGGGCTTAAAAGAAGTTACCGATAAATTGGATAAAGGCTTAGAAACTTTGGTGTACCGAGACTTTGACGATGCAGGTTTTACCCCCTCAGGCGGAGAAGGTCAAAAAATTGCAATAGCCAGAGCCGCATACAAAAATGCCCCGATAGTTATTTTAGACGAACCGACAGCCGCTCTAGACCCGAAAGCCGAAAATAAAATCTATGAGCAGTTCGATTCTTTTTTTGCGGATAAGTGTTCTCTTTATATTTCGCATAGAATGGCGGTTACAAAATTTTCGGATAGGACTCTTGTATTCGACAATGCACACATAGTCCAAGATGGAAACCATGAAACTCTTATGAATCAAGAAGGAAAATACAAGGAGCTCTACAGCTTGCAGGCTAAGTATTATACGGATGAGGTCAATAGTCAATGATAAAAAATATTCTTTAGGCAGTCTCACTGTCCGACTTAATTTTTAAATAAATCTGAATGACTGCCTGCAAAAAGTCTTATACATCATCGTAAAAATTTACAATTTATAAACCCCGTCTAATTTTTCTTTTATTTGCGGGTCAAAGTTATGACTTATCATTATCACGGTTAAATCGGGATTTTCTATCAGCCTCTTTTCAATCTCCAAAGCGTTTTCTTTATCGAGAGAAGAAGTGCCTTCGTCGATTAAAAGAATTTTTCTGCCGTGAATGAGTGCACGGGCTATTGCTATACGCTGTCTTTGCCCGCCCGAAAAGTTTTTACCGTTTTCACTTGCGGGAGTATTAATTCCATTTTCCAAATTTTGAATCATCGGTAAAAGAGCGGATTCTTTTATAGAATTGTCTATTTTTTCATCCGGATAATTTTTGCCTAGACAAATATTTTCTTTTATAGTATCGTTAAAGATATAAACATTTTGATCAATGTACGCTACATTTTCCCGTATTTTTTCTTTATCCAGATTTAAAAGGCTAATACCGTCATATTCGATTTTACCTTCATAATCTTCCAACATTCCGTTAAGCAATTTAAAAAAAGTAGTTTTTCCGCTTCCCGATTCTCCGATTATGCCGTATTTTTTTCCGATTTCAAATTCCATATTAACATTTTTTAAAATAGGTTTTTCCGGTGTATATGCAAAATTAAGATTTGTTATTTTTATTTTATTTTTAAAAGACGGCTGTAAAAGATTTTTTGATTCGGAATTTATTTCTATGTTTTCGAATTTTTTTAAAATAGGAAAAACCGTTTTTATATTCATTCCCCTTGTGGCAATATTAGTTAAGGAGGAAAAAAGCGTGTTTGCAAGGCTATTGATTGCTATCATGGCACTTATATTTACAAGTTTATACCCGGCAAGAATACCGGTATAAATTAAGATAATCAAGCCTGCGACCATCGAAAAAAAAGCAAGCATAATTGCCGGCGTTATAACTTTTTTAGTTTGATATACGTTTTTATCTGCAAGTGCATTAGATGCTTTTTCAACTTCATTCGTAATACGATTTCTGAGGTTAAAACTGAAAAGTACATCAAAACCGCTTAAAGCATCTTTTACCTTACTTACAAAAATTTGTTTTTGAATGCTAAATTGAACTATTGCATCTGTCATTTTCTTTTGAAATAATTTCGGAACAAAAATTACGATGAAAGATAAAATTACACTTGCAGCCGCAATGCTCCAATGGATAAAAAAAAGCGGAATAAAAGCGAATAGAGCCATTGCTCCTAAATCAAGCACATCGTAAACAGCCGAAAATCCGCTCGTATTTATCGTTTGTACATCATTATT
The DNA window shown above is from Treponema denticola and carries:
- the vapC gene encoding type II toxin-antitoxin system tRNA(fMet)-specific endonuclease VapC, whose amino-acid sequence is MYLLDTNICIFLKNKKSPNVLQKIKENKHLGIYISSITVAELQFGVYNSRYIERNRISLIKFLTPFSVLNFDDRDAEEFGKIRTTLKNEGKIIGAYDMLIAAQALAKNLILVTDNTKEFCRIKNLTIEDWK
- a CDS encoding potassium channel family protein → METNKNFAVIGLGEFGSRICEVLVDGGASVVAFDHDIQAVERIKKIVPAAMLVETTNEEALLKAPLDDVEVAIVAIGNNIEASVLTTTLLKQRDIPYVLARAVSPLHATVLRRVGANEVLNIEISAATRIARRLISPDVMDSITVTKDFSIREIIVPKFFIGKTVGALALKEKFNITLIALVRMDLDIDSVGNPVKQEAMHYPEDDFELREGDKLFLIGSNIKLEEFRNM
- the vapB gene encoding type II toxin-antitoxin system antitoxin VapB codes for the protein METAKLFQNGRSQAVRLPKKYNFSGTEVFIRRAGESVILFPKNKEWETFLEGLNGFTDDFMEEGRNQPELQDRKGL
- a CDS encoding ABC transporter ATP-binding protein, with the translated sequence MKKYFKQFMRHNAAVMSIYLIFAVLTNISPLLTMTAFDKLLQNNMNGFLQLMGIKVGLAIILLLMNYSRNVEKAKVTSKMQTALRQDITKKLENCSYSVYNKENSGTYLSWLNNDVQTINTSGFSAVYDVLDLGAMALFAFIPLFFIHWSIAAASVILSFIVIFVPKLFQKKMTDAIVQFSIQKQIFVSKVKDALSGFDVLFSFNLRNRITNEVEKASNALADKNVYQTKKVITPAIMLAFFSMVAGLIILIYTGILAGYKLVNISAMIAINSLANTLFSSLTNIATRGMNIKTVFPILKKFENIEINSESKNLLQPSFKNKIKITNLNFAYTPEKPILKNVNMEFEIGKKYGIIGESGSGKTTFFKLLNGMLEDYEGKIEYDGISLLNLDKEKIRENVAYIDQNVYIFNDTIKENICLGKNYPDEKIDNSIKESALLPMIQNLENGINTPASENGKNFSGGQRQRIAIARALIHGRKILLIDEGTSSLDKENALEIEKRLIENPDLTVIMISHNFDPQIKEKLDGVYKL